In one window of Streptomyces roseofulvus DNA:
- a CDS encoding class I SAM-dependent methyltransferase, with protein MTRSFEDLVAEAEAAPMEGWDFSWLDGRATEERPSWGYQRLLGERLARASAALDIQTGGGEVLAGAGRLPALTAATESWPPNVAKATRLLHPLGAVVVHDEDEPPLPFGDAAFDLVVSRHPVTVWWEEIARVLRPGGTYLSQQVGPASVFELVEYFLGPQPAEIRRARHPEDARRAAEAAGLEVVDLRAESLRTEFRDVGAVVWFLRKVIWMVPGFTVDAYRERLRELHGRITEEGPFVARTTRFLIEARKP; from the coding sequence GCGGCCCCGATGGAGGGCTGGGACTTCTCCTGGCTCGACGGGCGGGCCACCGAGGAGCGTCCCTCGTGGGGCTATCAGCGGCTGCTGGGCGAGCGGTTGGCGCGGGCCTCGGCCGCGCTCGACATCCAGACCGGTGGCGGCGAGGTGCTCGCCGGGGCGGGAAGGCTGCCGGCGCTGACGGCCGCCACCGAGTCCTGGCCGCCGAACGTGGCGAAGGCGACCCGGCTGCTGCACCCGCTCGGCGCCGTCGTCGTCCACGACGAGGACGAGCCGCCGCTGCCCTTCGGCGACGCGGCCTTCGACCTGGTCGTCAGCCGCCATCCGGTGACGGTGTGGTGGGAGGAGATCGCGCGGGTGCTGCGCCCCGGCGGCACCTACCTCTCCCAGCAGGTGGGCCCGGCCAGCGTCTTCGAGCTGGTGGAGTACTTCCTCGGACCGCAGCCGGCGGAGATCCGACGCGCCCGGCATCCCGAGGACGCGCGGCGGGCCGCCGAGGCGGCCGGCCTGGAGGTGGTGGACCTGCGGGCGGAGTCGCTGCGGACCGAGTTCCGGGACGTGGGCGCGGTGGTCTGGTTCCTGCGGAAGGTGATCTGGATGGTGCCGGGCTTCACCGTGGACGCGTACCGCGAGCGGCTCCGCGAACTGCACGGGCGGATCACCGAGGAGGGTCCCTTCGTCGCCCGCACCACCCGCTTCCTCATCGAGGCCCGCAAGCCCTGA
- a CDS encoding ankyrin repeat domain-containing protein, translating to MSTLFDAIADGDEDAVVRALRAGADPEAAEDGETVLYRAAVADEPGIVRLLLAAGADPGRPSGPDGGDLPLCGAACGGHAETVRALLAAGAGPDQEEEFGFTALAWAVRLGHAEVVRVLLAAGADADRVGPDGLAPLTAAARRGSTACVRALLDHGARDAEAALREARRWIGVDMAAELRRGLVAGNGGGETYEAAVRRVREDGGITVVVELLREDGRPGRGDERQTGHAAVATLLEAALGRRTPAEELATRALRRGDPELDDWTTAVDELAGRADEETFVAAAGWCADRDPLRRALGARVLGALPGFAASAVPVLRRLAAGAAGPAREPLLSAVTALGTCARPDAVPELLAAAAHPDPEVRRAAAGALAGLVPAGDMDALGVLLALSRDGDARVRDWAVLALAELPDDTPLVREALAERLADPDPETAAEAARGLAIRQDPRAVDALAAVLADGAPDGAPRETALAALEFVRDARVRTRLEWIPPRRR from the coding sequence ATGAGCACGCTGTTCGACGCCATCGCGGACGGGGACGAGGACGCGGTCGTCCGGGCCCTGCGGGCGGGGGCCGATCCCGAGGCCGCCGAGGACGGGGAGACCGTCCTCTACCGCGCCGCCGTCGCCGACGAGCCGGGGATCGTCCGGCTGCTGCTCGCCGCCGGCGCCGACCCGGGCCGGCCGAGCGGGCCGGACGGCGGCGACCTGCCGCTCTGCGGGGCGGCCTGCGGCGGGCACGCGGAGACCGTGCGGGCGCTGCTCGCGGCGGGCGCCGGGCCCGACCAGGAGGAGGAGTTCGGCTTCACCGCGCTCGCCTGGGCGGTGCGGCTCGGGCATGCCGAGGTCGTCCGGGTGCTGCTCGCGGCGGGGGCCGACGCCGATCGGGTCGGCCCCGACGGGCTCGCCCCGCTGACCGCCGCCGCCCGGCGCGGCTCGACCGCCTGCGTACGGGCGCTGCTCGACCACGGCGCGCGGGACGCCGAGGCGGCGCTGCGGGAGGCGCGGCGGTGGATCGGCGTCGACATGGCGGCCGAGCTGCGGCGCGGCCTGGTCGCCGGGAACGGCGGTGGGGAGACGTACGAGGCGGCGGTGCGGCGGGTCCGGGAGGACGGCGGGATCACCGTCGTCGTCGAACTGCTGCGGGAGGACGGCCGGCCCGGGCGCGGGGACGAGCGGCAGACCGGGCACGCGGCCGTCGCGACCCTCCTGGAGGCGGCGCTCGGGCGGCGTACCCCGGCCGAGGAGCTGGCCACGCGGGCGCTGCGCCGCGGGGACCCGGAGCTCGACGACTGGACGACGGCGGTGGACGAACTCGCCGGGCGGGCCGACGAGGAGACCTTCGTGGCCGCGGCCGGCTGGTGCGCCGACCGCGATCCGCTGCGGCGGGCGCTCGGCGCCCGGGTCCTCGGCGCGCTGCCCGGGTTCGCGGCGAGCGCGGTGCCGGTGCTGCGGCGGCTGGCGGCCGGGGCGGCGGGCCCGGCGCGGGAACCGCTCCTGTCGGCGGTGACCGCGCTCGGGACCTGCGCGCGACCGGACGCGGTGCCGGAACTGCTGGCCGCCGCGGCCCATCCGGACCCGGAGGTGCGGCGGGCGGCGGCGGGAGCGCTGGCGGGGCTCGTGCCGGCCGGCGACATGGACGCGCTGGGGGTGCTGCTCGCGCTCAGCCGGGACGGGGACGCGCGGGTGCGGGACTGGGCGGTGCTGGCGCTCGCCGAACTGCCGGACGACACGCCGCTGGTGCGGGAGGCGCTGGCGGAGCGGCTCGCCGACCCCGATCCGGAGACGGCGGCGGAGGCGGCCCGCGGGCTCGCGATCCGCCAGGACCCGCGGGCGGTGGACGCCCTGGCGGCGGTCCTGGCGGACGGCGCCCCGGACGGCGCGCCCCGCGAGACGGCGCTGGCCGCCCTGGAGTTCGTGCGCGACGCCCGGGTCAGGACCCGGCTGGAGTGGATCCCGCCGCGCCGACGCTAG
- a CDS encoding MarR family transcriptional regulator, with the protein MSEQTPDGRAQDRQGQDRRERAEVVAALTTAGRDSSAASVAFHSAIAARQDLGATETKTLDLLERHGPLTAKELAGHSGLAPASVTGLVDRLERKGYVRRVKHPTDKRRVLIEPRPEKLAELAPLFDDWAREVHELYEEFSTAELRTVLRFLTGATERQRAATRRLSDAED; encoded by the coding sequence ATGAGCGAGCAGACCCCGGACGGGCGGGCCCAGGACAGACAGGGTCAGGACAGGCGGGAGCGGGCGGAGGTCGTCGCCGCGCTGACCACCGCCGGCCGCGACTCCAGCGCGGCCTCGGTCGCCTTCCACTCGGCCATCGCCGCCCGGCAGGACCTCGGCGCCACCGAGACCAAGACGCTCGACCTGCTGGAGCGGCACGGCCCGCTCACCGCGAAGGAGCTGGCCGGGCACTCCGGCCTCGCCCCCGCCTCCGTCACCGGCCTCGTCGACCGCCTGGAGCGCAAGGGGTACGTGCGCAGGGTGAAGCACCCGACGGACAAGCGCCGGGTGCTGATCGAGCCCCGCCCCGAGAAGCTGGCCGAGCTGGCCCCCCTCTTCGACGACTGGGCCCGCGAAGTGCACGAGCTGTACGAGGAGTTCAGCACCGCCGAACTGCGGACGGTGCTGCGCTTCCTGACCGGCGCCACCGAGCGCCAGCGCGCCGCCACCCGCCGCCTCTCGGACGCGGAGGACTAG